The Corynebacterium minutissimum genome includes the window TTGGCCGGTACCGTGTTCCTTCAGCTGGGCAGCTATTTCCATGCCAGCGAGCACAATCAGGTGTTCCGAAACATTACTCACCCGATCATTTCGCGCATTCTCGACGTTGCCGTAATTCTTACTCTCTTCGCGGTGGGCTTCGTCATGTTGGCTGGCGCGGGTTCCAACATGCAGCAGCAATTTGGGTGGCCAGCGTGGATCGGCTCACTGCTGATGCTCGTGCTCGTCCTGGTGACCGGCATGATGGACGTGGACAAGGTCTCCCGTGTCATCGGCCTGCTGACCCCGTCGATCATCATTGCGGTGCTGTTTGTGGGCGTCTACACCTTGATGCACATGCCGGAGAACGTCTCCGCTGCCATCGACGCCTCTGCTGCCATCGAATCGCCGATTCCGAACTGGCTGGTGTCCGCGCTCAACTACAACGGCCTAGCCCTCATTCTGGCCGTGTCAATGTCACTGGTCATCGGCGGCGATAACATTAGTCCGCGCGAAGCCGGGTGGGGCGGCATCGTAGGTGGCGCGGTCTATGCCGTGCTCATGGGTATCGCCGGCTTCTCCTTGCTCATGAACGCGGAGGCCGTTGGGGAATCTGACATCCCGATGCTCACCTTGGTCGATGAGATTCACCCGACTCTCGGCCTCATCATGGCCGTCATCATCTACCTGATGATCTTTAACACGGCTATCGGCATGTTCTATGCGCTGGGCAAGCGCCTATCGTCCGGCAACGAGTCGAAGTACCGCATCATTTTTATCGCCGGCTGCCTTGCCGGTTTCGCGGTATCCTTCGCTGGCTTCAAGGCGCTCATGCAGTATGTCTATCCAGTACTGGGGTACATGGGAATCGTCCTCGTGGCCATTCTGGTCTTTGGGTGGCTGCGTTCCTTGGGCCAGATTAAGGACGAAGGCCTGCGTCGTGAGCGCATTCGCGCGCTGCTGCACCTCAAGCTGCACCCGGATGAGGCCTACGATGCCGAGCGTTACGACGATGAAATTGGTCAGCAAATCGCTGATTCCAACATGGATGATGAAGCGTTGTACGAGGATCTTGTCACGGAGGTCGTAGACGAATTGCACGGCGACGATGACGTGGACTTCGACAAAGAGAAGTGGGAAGAAAGTCGCAACGACCACACCTACTACACCGAGCGCGACGGCGTGGAGCAAGATCGCAGCGAAGAAGAAATCAAGGAGTGGGTCGAGGAGACCGGCGCCGTCGGCGACCCCGCTGAGGACGAGCCCGTAGAAGACCGCCCCGCTAAGAATTAGTGCAGCAGCAGCTTTGCCGTTAGCGCAATCATCACGCAGCCGATGACGATGTTAACGATGCGCCACGTCGCCGGCTTCGCCAGCACATTAGAAAGCTTGTAGGCGCCAAAGCCGAGGGAGGGGAACCAGACGGCGCTGGCGAGTACGGCACCGGCGGCGAAGACCCAGCGCTGCTCGCCGTATTGGTTGGCAATGCCGCCGAGCATGACCAGTGCATCGACATAGGCCAGGGGATTAAGCCACGTCAGTGCCATTGCTGCCATGACGGGCTTGACCCACGACTTGGAGCGCACGCGGGGACGAATCTTTGTCAGGACTGAGCCTCCCGGTGCATCGCTATTGCCGCCGTTAGCGTCAACCGACGCGGCGACGGGTTCGGTCTTCTGGACGATGAGTGCCTCTTCTTCCTTCTTAAAGGCATCGCGGAAGCACGTGAAGCCAAAGTAGATGAGGTAGGCAGCGCCGAGGTACTTCACCACGGTCAGAGCGGTGGGGAAGCGCTCCACCAAAATGCCCACACCAGCGGTGCCGGCGTTGATCAGGACGACGTCGGACAGCAAACAAGCAAGCAGAATCGCACCGACGTGATCGCGTTTGATGCCCATTTTGATGATGTAGGCGTTCTGCGGTCCAATGGCGATGATGAGGGAGAGTCCCAGCGCAAATCCTGCGAGCAATACTGACATGGCATCCAGTGTGCGGAAGATTGCACATGAAGTCCAGTTAAGTGTTCTACAGCTGGTTTAAAATAGCTTCATGAACCCACTGCATACTGAAACTTTGCTGGCCATCGTCGATGAGGGCTCCTTCGAGGCGGCCGCAAGCGTGTTGGGAATCACTCCTTCTGCCGTGAGTCAGCGCATCAAAGCGCTGGAGATTTCGACCGGACGCATCCTGCTGCGCCGAGGAAATCCCGTCACTGTGACTGAAGCCGGCGAGATCGTCGCCCAGGCTGCGCGGCGTATGGCTCTCGTCCAAGCGGAGGCTGATGCCCGCCTTACTGAACGCCTATCCCGCGTGCCGCTGACCGTAGCTATCAATTCCGATTCGCTGGCTACCTGGTTTCGGCCAGTGATCCAACGCACTGCGGAGAGGGGCGAGGCGGCCCTGCGCATCCGCATTGAGGATGAGGCCCGCACGTTGGCCATGTTGCGCCGCGGCGACGTGCTGGGCGCGGTCACACGCGAGCAAACCCCGGTCTCCGGGTGCGAATCTACGTACCTGGGCACCATGCGCTACTTTGCCGTCGCTGCACCAAGCCTGGCGGAGGGTTTCGAAGACTGGGATACCCTGCCCATCGTGGGCTTCGGTCCGAACGATGCCACCTTGGACGACGCCATGCGCGAGCGTTTCATCGACTCCCACGTCCTGCGCGCACGGGTCTCACAGATCCCCTCGTCCGAGTCATATGTCGAGGCAGTGCGCTTTGGTTTGGGATGGGGCCTGGTGCCGCGGTTGCAGGCGCAGCCTCTGTTGGACGCGGGGGAGCTGGTGCTTCTCGACGATTTCCCGCTCGACATCGACCTCTATTGGCAGCGATGGCGCCTCGAATCTGAGGTGCTAGCCGACCTCACCGGTGACGTCCTTGCCGCTGGCCGGGCAGTTTTAGCTACACGCCGCGCCGAACAGGATGCACCATAAGGACCGTGCACTGGCTTAAGTTGGAGGCATGAGCGATAAGACTCCTGATAAAGCAACCGACATCGACGATGACATCCCTACCTACAACTCTGGCGCTAACTCCGTAAAGGCGAGCAAGCGCGACGCAGCGGAGACCACCACTGACGCCACCACTGAGAACACCACTGACGCAGTGGCTGATACGGCTGCTGAGGAACCGAAGAAGAGCCGTCTCTTCCAGCGTGCTGGACGTGCCGAGCCTACGGTTATTAAGCCGAAGCCAGCGGAGGCCGCCACGACCGACCCTGCACCTACGTCTGATCCTGCTGCTGAGGCCAAGACCGAAACCTTTGAGAGTGCCTCTCGTGACACTCGCGACTCCCTGTCTTTTGATAGCTCCGCTGCAGATACTGAGACCACCGCTTTTCCGCGAGCAGACGCCACTGCAGAGCCTTCAGCTGAGACGTACGATGACGTGCCCAGTACCGTCGCTGTGGCTGACCCGGCTATCGAGTCCGATTCTGAGACCAAGGTGACCGCGGAGGAGCCTCTGCGAGCTCGCCGCGGCACCATCGACTTCGGTCTGCTCTTCGTGCGCTTGGCGTTGGGTATATACCTGCTCGTCGCCGGTGCGTCCACCTTCTTCAAGCTGGGCGGCAATGAGGGCCTGTCGGGTCTCGAGAACGAGTACGGCGAGTACACCATGGCGGCTGCCTTGGCCATCGGTGTGCCGACCGTCCAGCTCATCGCCGGTGCCTTCCTGCTGCTTGGTTTGGTTACCCCACTGGCCGCGATGTTCGGCCTGATTGTGACCGGTTTCGAGGCCATCCACGGACTCAACACCTCGGGTGATGGCCTCGATATCTTTGCGTGGGACGAAAGCGTTTGGCTGGGCCTCGTGCTGTTTGCCATCGCGCTGGCACTGCAGTTTACCGGCCCGGGGTTCATTTCCTTGGATTTCAACCGTTCCTGGACCCGCCGCCCGCTGGCTACGTCCTGGATTTTCGTTGTTATTGGCGTCGCGGCACTCGTCGCTATCTGGTGGTTCGGAACTGGAGTTAATCCGCTGAGCTAAGCGCCTCCCTCTTGTTGTTTGCCATTGCGTAAAGTAAGTTGTTTTTCGTAGTGGAAAACAATGCGGCTATGGCCGCGAGAGGGGAGTCTTCGTCATGGCGGATCAGGATGTCCGGGAAGCGCTCGCATTTGCGGAAGAGCAACACGCGGCCGCGGCCAAGCGGCCGCCCGTTTGGTTGACTCTGCTTGCGGCGGTGGCCTACGGAGCTTGGTTTGCCTATATGTGGATCAAGGATGATGTCCACCCGCTCGTCCTCGTGGGTGGGCTTCTGCTAGTTCTCGGCCTTCTGATAGGGCTGGCTTTCTTTTATCGCACGGGGGTTCGGGATTCGATGCGCCAGAAGGTGGATCCTCATGCTTCCCGTAGCGTTACGTGGCGCTTCTACGCAGGTTTAGGATTTTTGTTTTTACCGGCGCTCTTTAATCCCTTCGTTGAAGGTCACCTCGTTGCCTCGTGCATCGCGGGTGTCCTGTGTGCCGCGGCGGTCTTTTGGACGCTACACACCGGTGCGCTGGACAGGATGCCGCGATGAGTGGCCTCGACCCTGTTATTCACCCGCTCAACCGCTTCAAAATCTGTGCCACGCTCAATGCCTTCGGAGCCACGCAGGGCGGGGAGGTAAACCGAGAGATGAAGTTCGCCATGTTACGTGACCGCACGGAGCTTTCCGATGCCTCCCTGTCCAAGCAACTCGGAGCTCTGGAAAAAGCCGGCTACGTGACTCGCTTCCGCGAGTACGGCACCAGCCGCGCCAAGGACTCGGTGTGGGTGGCCTTGACGGCAGAAGGCAAGCGAGCCTTCGACGGTCACCTAGCAGCGCTCAAGGCTCTAGCCGAGGGCTGAGATCGGAATCGTGGCAATGAATGAGGTGCCCAAGTTGCCAAAGTTTTCCCTCGCGCGGCAATAACGGCGCATAACTTTGGCAGGTAGGGCAGTGTGCACCCCGAATCTGCGCTTGGCTTAGCTGCTAGGGGTCGCAGCAAGTGCAGCATGAGGTTTGTCTGCTTGGGTGTCCTTAACCTTGAGGCAGATGGCGTAGAGCGCCCACGCCAGCAGTGCGAGCCACACGAAGTCATCGACCAGGAATTTCTGATAGAGCGGCATTGTGTGAACATCGATGGCATCGCCGAACCACCATTTGCCTGGGACGGTGACGAGCATGCCTACCCAGGCAGCGAGAACTGCCAACAGGCTGCCGGCCACCCAGGTGGACCGGCGCCAAGTCCACGCACGGTACATCATCACCGGAACGATGAGGGAGAGCCAGACCCAATGGTGGGACCACGAAACAGGGGAGATGAGCAGCATGACGGTGGCGGTGGTGAGGTGGGCGTCGACAAGCAGCCCCTGCTTTACCTGCGCCACAATGAGTGCTGAGCCAACACCGATGACCGCGAGCGCTGCGACCAGCCACAGCACGTTGATGAGTGTGCCGTGATTGTCCATGGCCTCCTGTGACGTAAAGAGGCGCTGGATGACGCCTTTGAGGGAGGAATTGGACTGATAGGCCGTGCCCACGCCGAAGTCCCCACCGGAGCCCATGTCGAGCAGCTTTGACGTGAAGAATTCTACGAAGGCATCCCAGCGGTAGGCAGCGGCTAGCAACGTGGCGACAACCGCGGAGATGAAAGCAGTAAGAATCGGCTTCCACTCGCGGCGCAGCAAAAAGTACAGCAGCATGGCCAGCGGCGTAATTTTGATGGCCGCTGCACAACCGATGAGCCAGCCTTGGGGCAGCCAACGCTTGCGCGGCACGAGGTCAAAAACAACCAACGCCATGATGACGATATTGATCTGGGCAAAGCCATTGTTGAGGCGAATGGGCTCGAAGAACATCGTGGCCGCCCAGACCAGCGCCACAACCGGCAGTAGAGGCTTTACTTTCAGCGCGCGGAAGATGGCGTATAGGCAGGCCAACACGAGAGCGTCGGAGATGGTGATCATGATGTTGCCCGCCATATCATCGCTCATCCACTCAAAGGCCGTGAGAGGCACCATGACGAGCGCGCCGAAGGGCGGGTAGATAAAGGGGAGCGCTAGATCACCGGCGTACATGGGCTCCGAATAGACCGAGCGGCCCTCCATGAAGGCGCGCACGCCCTCGCGGTAAATGATCATGTCCACTGGGAAGTCCGTGTGGAGTACGTGGCGGATGACGCCGACCAGGCCCACGATGAGCCCCGCGGCGGTTAAAAGCGTGCGCCCAAAGGCGTTAGTGGCGAATTTCATCGCCTTTACTCTAATTGACGTGACCATCCACCACGCGCACCGCACCACGATCCGCTGACGTGGCCATGTTGGCATAGGCGCGCAGAGCTTTGGTGACTGGGCGGTTGCGGTCCTTCGGCGTCCAGGGCTTCTCACGCTGCTCTTCGGCGGCGCGGCGGCGCGCGAGTACGTCTTCATCCACGTCCAGGGTGAGCTGGCGCTCGCGGATGTTGATGGTGATGGGGTCGCCATTTTCCACCAAGCCAATGAGGCCGCCATGCGCAGCTTCGGGGGAAATGTGGCCGATGGAGAGGCCGGAGGTGCCGCCGGAGAACCGGCCATCCGTAATCAAGGCGCAGGCCTTGCCCAAGTCCGAACCTTTGAGGAAGGACGTCGGGTGGAGCATCTCCTGCATGCCGGGGCCACCCGCGGGGCCCTCGTAGCGGATGACGATGACATCGCCCGGCTGGACTTCCTTCTTGAGGATGATGGAGACGGCTTCTTCCTGGGACTCGACAACGCGTGCAGGCCCGGTGAAGGTCCACAGTTCTTCCTCCACGCCGGCGGCTTTAACGATGGCGCCGTTAGGTGCCAGGTTGCCGCGCAGGACTACGAGTCCGCCATCAGAGGAGAAGGCATGCTCGGCATCATGGATGCAGCCATTAACTGCATCCGTGTCGAGCTCATCCCAGCGGTTGGACTGGGAGAACGGCGAGGTCGTTCGCACGCCGCCAGGGGCAGCCAAGAAGAGCTCGCGGGCGGCGTCGGTAGCTTTGCCACCGCGGATATCCCAGTCATCGAGCCATTCCTCGGCGTTGTCATAGAGAGCCGTATGTACCTTGAGGTTGAGGTGGCCAGCGCGGCGCAGCTCGCCCAAGATGGCGGGGATACCGCCGGCGCGGTGTACATCTTCGATGTGGTACGTGCCGTTGGGGGCCACCTTGGACAGGCAGGGCACGCGGTAGGAGATGTCGTTGATGTCCTCGAGCGTGAAGTCCACCTCGCCCTCCTGGGCCGCGGCGAGGGTATGGAGGATGGTGTTGGTGGACCCACCCATGG containing:
- a CDS encoding glycosyltransferase family 87 protein, whose amino-acid sequence is MKFATNAFGRTLLTAAGLIVGLVGVIRHVLHTDFPVDMIIYREGVRAFMEGRSVYSEPMYAGDLALPFIYPPFGALVMVPLTAFEWMSDDMAGNIMITISDALVLACLYAIFRALKVKPLLPVVALVWAATMFFEPIRLNNGFAQINIVIMALVVFDLVPRKRWLPQGWLIGCAAAIKITPLAMLLYFLLRREWKPILTAFISAVVATLLAAAYRWDAFVEFFTSKLLDMGSGGDFGVGTAYQSNSSLKGVIQRLFTSQEAMDNHGTLINVLWLVAALAVIGVGSALIVAQVKQGLLVDAHLTTATVMLLISPVSWSHHWVWLSLIVPVMMYRAWTWRRSTWVAGSLLAVLAAWVGMLVTVPGKWWFGDAIDVHTMPLYQKFLVDDFVWLALLAWALYAICLKVKDTQADKPHAALAATPSS
- a CDS encoding LysE/ArgO family amino acid transporter, translating into MSVLLAGFALGLSLIIAIGPQNAYIIKMGIKRDHVGAILLACLLSDVVLINAGTAGVGILVERFPTALTVVKYLGAAYLIYFGFTCFRDAFKKEEEALIVQKTEPVAASVDANGGNSDAPGGSVLTKIRPRVRSKSWVKPVMAAMALTWLNPLAYVDALVMLGGIANQYGEQRWVFAAGAVLASAVWFPSLGFGAYKLSNVLAKPATWRIVNIVIGCVMIALTAKLLLH
- a CDS encoding LysR family transcriptional regulator ArgP, which encodes MNPLHTETLLAIVDEGSFEAAASVLGITPSAVSQRIKALEISTGRILLRRGNPVTVTEAGEIVAQAARRMALVQAEADARLTERLSRVPLTVAINSDSLATWFRPVIQRTAERGEAALRIRIEDEARTLAMLRRGDVLGAVTREQTPVSGCESTYLGTMRYFAVAAPSLAEGFEDWDTLPIVGFGPNDATLDDAMRERFIDSHVLRARVSQIPSSESYVEAVRFGLGWGLVPRLQAQPLLDAGELVLLDDFPLDIDLYWQRWRLESEVLADLTGDVLAAGRAVLATRRAEQDAP
- a CDS encoding DoxX family membrane protein, producing MSDKTPDKATDIDDDIPTYNSGANSVKASKRDAAETTTDATTENTTDAVADTAAEEPKKSRLFQRAGRAEPTVIKPKPAEAATTDPAPTSDPAAEAKTETFESASRDTRDSLSFDSSAADTETTAFPRADATAEPSAETYDDVPSTVAVADPAIESDSETKVTAEEPLRARRGTIDFGLLFVRLALGIYLLVAGASTFFKLGGNEGLSGLENEYGEYTMAAALAIGVPTVQLIAGAFLLLGLVTPLAAMFGLIVTGFEAIHGLNTSGDGLDIFAWDESVWLGLVLFAIALALQFTGPGFISLDFNRSWTRRPLATSWIFVVIGVAALVAIWWFGTGVNPLS
- the ilvD gene encoding dihydroxy-acid dehydratase; amino-acid sequence: MYPLRSKVTTVGRQASGARALWRATGTKENDFGKPIVAIANSYTQFVPGHVHLKNVGDIVADAVREAGGVPKEFNTIAVDDGIAMGHSGMLYSLPSREIISDSIEYMANAHTADALVCISNCDKITPGMLNAALRLNIPTIFVSGGPMEAGKAVVVDGVAHAPTDLITAITASASEAVSDEGLAQVEESACPTCGSCSGMFTANSMNCLTEALGLALPGNGTTLATHAFRRRLFEQAGRTIVDMCQRYYGEEDDAVLPRSIATKEAFTNAMALDMAMGGSTNTILHTLAAAQEGEVDFTLEDINDISYRVPCLSKVAPNGTYHIEDVHRAGGIPAILGELRRAGHLNLKVHTALYDNAEEWLDDWDIRGGKATDAARELFLAAPGGVRTTSPFSQSNRWDELDTDAVNGCIHDAEHAFSSDGGLVVLRGNLAPNGAIVKAAGVEEELWTFTGPARVVESQEEAVSIILKKEVQPGDVIVIRYEGPAGGPGMQEMLHPTSFLKGSDLGKACALITDGRFSGGTSGLSIGHISPEAAHGGLIGLVENGDPITINIRERQLTLDVDEDVLARRRAAEEQREKPWTPKDRNRPVTKALRAYANMATSADRGAVRVVDGHVN
- a CDS encoding transcriptional regulator; the protein is MSGLDPVIHPLNRFKICATLNAFGATQGGEVNREMKFAMLRDRTELSDASLSKQLGALEKAGYVTRFREYGTSRAKDSVWVALTAEGKRAFDGHLAALKALAEG
- a CDS encoding YkvI family membrane protein gives rise to the protein MSYKNVAGIALSFIGLLVGAGFATGQEVVQYFTSFGINGIWGIVVAGLVMTLAGTVFLQLGSYFHASEHNQVFRNITHPIISRILDVAVILTLFAVGFVMLAGAGSNMQQQFGWPAWIGSLLMLVLVLVTGMMDVDKVSRVIGLLTPSIIIAVLFVGVYTLMHMPENVSAAIDASAAIESPIPNWLVSALNYNGLALILAVSMSLVIGGDNISPREAGWGGIVGGAVYAVLMGIAGFSLLMNAEAVGESDIPMLTLVDEIHPTLGLIMAVIIYLMIFNTAIGMFYALGKRLSSGNESKYRIIFIAGCLAGFAVSFAGFKALMQYVYPVLGYMGIVLVAILVFGWLRSLGQIKDEGLRRERIRALLHLKLHPDEAYDAERYDDEIGQQIADSNMDDEALYEDLVTEVVDELHGDDDVDFDKEKWEESRNDHTYYTERDGVEQDRSEEEIKEWVEETGAVGDPAEDEPVEDRPAKN